DNA from Planctomycetia bacterium:
GCAGATGGTGGAACGCGGGTTACAGCGATCAACGGCGCCTGGCTGGCAGTTTATCAGGCTTTGCGACGTACGGCTGACAAGTATGGTTATGATCCAGATAAGATCCTGCCTGAAAGTGTTGCTGCAGTCAGTGTTGGACTTCTAGGCGATGAAGTTTTGCTCGATCTCGATTACCTCGAAGACAAGGATGCAGATGTCGATGTCAACCTGGTCATGACCGGAGCAGGCAGCATGATCGAAGTGCAGGCAGGCGGTGAGGAAGCGACGTTTATTCCGGAACAGTTGCAGGAAATGTTGCGCCTGGGACAACAGGGCATCGCTGAGATAACTGAACAGCAAAGGAAGCATCTGTCCTGAGTCTTAAGTGGAAATTTCACTCGGAATTTGTGCCACACTCCGGCGGTACTCCGTCGGGGGGTGGTTGCGGGTAACCAGATGGCATCTCAATTTCATTTGTGTGGCGCCACAAGCAATTGAAGCACACCTCGATGTGTATACACATCGAAGTATGGCACGGTCGTCGAATCTCAAGTTATTGAAATAGTGATCGCTGGGTCTGCTCATCCGCATTGACAGGTACAGTTTTGCCCAGGTGCTGGTAGGCTTTTGCAGTGGCCATTCTGCCTCGTGGCGAGCGGATGATGAACTCAGCACGCAGCAAATAGGGTTCGACTTCGTCAGAAAGAGTATCAGCAGCCAGGCTGAGGGTAGCGGCAAGAGCTTCTACTCCGGCCGGCCCGCCACCGAAAACACCGGTCAGCACATCGAGGTATCGGCGATCCTGCTTATCGAGGCCTTCCTTGTCCACTTCAGCCATCTGCAAAGCAGCCTGGGCCAGTGGAAGGTCAATGGTGCCGTTGGCTTCGCTGGTCGCATAGTTGCGTACCCACCAGAGCCTGCTGTTGGCAATGCGTGGCGTACCCCGGCTGCGATGTGCGATTTCCCGGGCTGCTTCGGGAAGGATGGGCGTTTTCAGTTTGCCTGCATTGATGGTGACAATCGTTGCCAGCTCATCGAGCGTGTAGAAATCAAGATGCTCATGGTGTTTGAAACGATCACGCATCGGGCCAGTGAGCATACCACTGCGGGTGGTAGCACCGATGAGGGTGAAGCGGTTCAGCTTCATATAAACCGTGCGGGCGTTCATGCCTTCGCCAATGGGAATGCCCAGGCGAAAATCTTCCATAGCAGAGTAGAGATATTCTTCCACCACTCGTGGCGTGCGATGGATTTCATCAATGAAGATGATCGAGCCTTCCTTGGCATTGGTCAGGTAGGGAAGGAGATCGGCAGGGCGAGTCAGTGCCGGGCCGGAGGTTATCTGAATACTGGTTTCGAGTTCATTCGGAAGCACCGTGGCAAAGGTGGTTTTACCAAGACCCGGTGGACCATCGAAGAGGATGTGGCCAAGCGATTCCTTCAGTTTGCGGCACGCCTTGATGGCAATGCGCAGGCGTTCCACCGTTTGCTTTTGACCAATGACTTCATCGAGGCGGCGGGGACGCAGGGCATCATCGCGGTGTTTTTCTTCAGGGGGGCCGGGCTGATTACCGGTGATGAGCGCTTCGCGTGCCATAAACAGACAACCCATCCATGATGGTCACCAGTGCTGGTGAGAAAGGATCATTGTAGGCAGGATGACAGGCGATTCGCAAGTGAACGGCAGGGCAAAACGGGGGGAAGGCGTCATTCACTGGGAATCATGAATACCAGCAGGCAGAGCGGGCACTGGATCTGGTTATCGCGGTATTGACTCTCCACTTCCAGTTGATGGCCATTCGGGCAGGTAAGCTGGATCACTGCATTGGCGACATGAGTCGGTTTCCTGCCAGTTTGTGGAGTCTGACTCGTACGTGAACCTGCATGAGGCGTAGACGGCGTAACTGATTTTCGCATGCCCGATTTGCGTTTGTTACCTTCTGATAATGGAGGTGGTTCCGGTATAAATCGTGGCGGTGGTGGTCCGGAACTTCTCCCGGCACCCGAGGATGAACGGCCTGTTGACGAACGGCTGGGTGGTGGCTCGGGTACGAAACGAGGCGGAGGCGGGGGAAGTCGCCCTGAGCCTGGAGTCTTGGGCGGAGGCCGCTCTGCCTTCGGTGCATCGATGCCTGATTCCTTCAGTTCCAGATTGAATTGCGTATCCACCACTTCGAATTCAAAATCATCTTCGATGATGGTGGGAGGCGCGGACAGCGGCAAGGGAACAGGCTGAGGCTTCTGAGTATCTTCAACAGGTGCAGGCACGAATTGAGGAGATTCTAACTCATCATCGTGGAATTCCAGCTTTTCATCAACCAGTTGTGGTTCGGCTGGAGCTTTGTCGGCTTGATCTGGTATACCTGGGAACAACGCGCTCAGGTCTAGAAAATCATCTTCGACCACTGGTTCTGGTGAGTCAATGAGTGTTGGTTCGGCCGGTGGTGGCACCATAACGACCGGCTTCAGTTCACTGCGATCCAGCACCGTAGGCGGATCGTTGACCAGTGTTAATGACTCTGGGATTGGTTCCAGTGGCACCGGTGCTGAGGGGTCAGATAATTCTGGTGGAACAGTTAGATTCAGAAACGTTGGCTCATTAGCAGACGAAACTGGCTCAGGTGTGGGCTCAATGAAATCTTCTGGTGCAGAGTGATGCGTTTCGTCAGCAGTATTTTGTGTATCGACAAGTTCTGATGCAGATTCGGGTGCAGACGGTTCTTCAAATGTAGCTTCTGGTTCGGTTGTTGTCGTTACAGCAACTTCTTCCTCGATTTCCAGTGAAGGCTCGACTGTCTCTTCCTGCACTGTTTCAGGTGGAGGCTCCTCTACTATCTCCTCAACAGCAGCAACCTCGCTGGCATCAGGTAACTCAGCGGCGACTTCTTCCTTGATTTCGAGTACCGGTTCAACTGTCTCTTCCTGCACTGTTTCAGGGGGAGGCTCCTCTACTAACTCCTCAACAGCAGCAACTTCGCTGGCAACAGGTAACTCAGCGGCGACCTGTTCCTCGACTTCCAGCACCGGTTCAACTGTCTCTTCCTGCACTGTTTCTGGTAGAGGCTCTACAGCCAGCTCTTCAACAGCAGCAATCTCGCTGGCGACAGGTAACTCAGCGGCGACCTGTTCCTCGACCTCCAGCACCGGTTCAATTGTCTCTTCCTGCACCGTTTCTGGTAGAGGCTCCTCTACTATCTCCTCAACTGCAGCAACCTCGCTGGCTACAGGTAACTCAGCGGCGACCTGTTCCTCGACTTCCAGCACCGGCTCAACCGTCTCTTCCTGCACTGTTTCAGGTGGAGGCTCCTCTACTATCTCCTCAACAGCAGCAACCTCGCTGGCTACAGGTAACTCAGCGGCGACCTGTTCCTCGACTTCCAGCACCGGCTCAATTGTCTCTTCCTGTACCGTTTCAGGTGGAGGCTCCTCTACTATCTCCTCAACAGCAGCAACCTCGCTGGCTACAGGTAACTCAGCAGCGACTTGTTCCTCGACCTCCAGTGCCGACTCAACCGTCTCTTGCTGTACCGTTTCAGGTGGAGGCTCCTCTACTATCTCCTCAACAGCAGCAATCTCGCTGGCGACAGGTAACTCAGTGGCGACTTCTTCCTCGACCTCCAGTACCGGTTCAACTGTCTCTTCCTGCACTGTTTCAGGTGGAGGCTCCTCTACTATCTCCTCAACAGCAGCAACCTCGCTGGCAACTGGTAACTCAGCGGCGACTTCTTCCTTGATTTCAAGTACCGGTTCAACCGTCTCTTGCTGTGCCGTTTCAGGTGGAGGCTCCGCAGCCAGCTCTTCAACAGCAGCAACCTCGTTGGCTACAGGTTCAGGCTGGAAATCCTGTCCAATCAGATCAGAAGCAGACTTCGGTGTAGATTCTTTCTGACGTGGGGATTCGAAGAAGAGAGATTCTGGTACCGGCAGCGGATCGAGTTCCAGTGGTGGAGGTGGTGCTTTA
Protein-coding regions in this window:
- the rph gene encoding ribonuclease PH, with protein sequence MRRHDGRAADQLRPLTFQLDAPGWAAGRVLSQLGKTIVLCTCSIDPKVPEFLEGQGKGWLTAEYNMLPGSTQGRKTRDRGGKIDGRSVEIQRLIGRSLRAVVDLSQLGERTLWVDCDVLQADGGTRVTAINGAWLAVYQALRRTADKYGYDPDKILPESVAAVSVGLLGDEVLLDLDYLEDKDADVDVNLVMTGAGSMIEVQAGGEEATFIPEQLQEMLRLGQQGIAEITEQQRKHLS
- the ruvB gene encoding Holliday junction branch migration DNA helicase RuvB, producing the protein MAREALITGNQPGPPEEKHRDDALRPRRLDEVIGQKQTVERLRIAIKACRKLKESLGHILFDGPPGLGKTTFATVLPNELETSIQITSGPALTRPADLLPYLTNAKEGSIIFIDEIHRTPRVVEEYLYSAMEDFRLGIPIGEGMNARTVYMKLNRFTLIGATTRSGMLTGPMRDRFKHHEHLDFYTLDELATIVTINAGKLKTPILPEAAREIAHRSRGTPRIANSRLWWVRNYATSEANGTIDLPLAQAALQMAEVDKEGLDKQDRRYLDVLTGVFGGGPAGVEALAATLSLAADTLSDEVEPYLLRAEFIIRSPRGRMATAKAYQHLGKTVPVNADEQTQRSLFQ